ATTCGAGCATTTGTCGACTTTTGCTCATTGATCAGTTCTGCTTTCAGGTTCTCTACTTGCGCCCTGATATCAACATTCTCCTTTGTCAAACGAGTTACTTCATCATTTGACACCGGAACCCCTTGGGCTTGCTaaccttccaggatagcattcctggcCTTCAACTGACTAATTTCCTCCGCTGCACTGTTCTGAGCATTAATAAGCTGTGAGACAGTTGATTTACTTCCTACCCCCATTCTTTTCCACGCACTCGCACTCTTCCAAAGTTGTCTATGAGAAAGTCTACTTCCTAGTTCCCACCTTGCCTGTCCCTAGTGGGACTTCAAAAAATTTGAACACTTGTGTAAGCAGGAACCCATAGGGAAGGCCATAATTACCATCTTTGAAGGTGACCACCTTTTGCATGTGCTCAATCATAATAACAGGCAGACTCACAGGAGTAAAACTGTCCAGTTGCTCCATCAAGAATAGGTCAGACTTAGAAGTCACTGACCTCCTCTCAGCTcgaggcaatagaactttgttAACCAATTCGAACAACAGCTGATAGATAGGGAGTAGTTctttcttatggatctggtcccccTTCTGGTTTGCATTGGTTTTTACCACGACATTTCTGAAGTTAAACTGACACACATCTTTTACACTGGACACACCAACTGTAGGAACCTTTAGGATCTCTCCAAGCAACTTTACATCGAACACAATGTCCACCCCATTGACCAATGCACAAATGTGTTCAGTCTCAACTGGAAAGAGGATAGCAAAGAAGCTTTGTACCTCATCCTCATATACCTTAGGTGTATCAATTTGAAATAGATATGCCCAGCGTTGAAACTTGACCATTTCCAGAATTTGGCGCATTCTAGCCATCTCAAAGATTGCTGGGTCAAACGTACGACCCATCAGAACCTTTTGATGCCTCAGGCATTCAGAGCCAAGGCTCACTTCACTTCGCATTCTTTTCACATAACCAAGTTTTTCAGAAGTTTCAGACTTACGTTTGCCTGACTTCTCTCTACtgatttttccttttcccttGGATTTGACTAACACATCCTCATCAGACATCGAAAACTCACTTACCACCTCCTTCATCTTGGACCTAGATGTTGACCCCTTCTCTACTGAAGCAGGCTTCATCTTTTTCGAAGACCGTCTAACAAGTGAACCGGGTTCATCTAGGGTTTCCTCTTCCACCTCGACTACAGGGATCGCCTCATCACTTACAGGTACACCGTCTTTCACCAactttctccttttcttcttactactCTTCTTGCTCTTTTGAAGAGCAGAATCGTAGGCCACCTTAACTTGAAGCCTGGTAGTAGGTCGTTTGGTTTCAGATTCAGGGGTGGACACAACCCTTCGCTTGCTTATGAATGCATCAAGAGCCACATTATCTAGGTCTTCTTCATCACTGGATCTCATTTCAGGTGCTTGAATTTCCAAGGGCAATCATCGAATGTAGGAACAACACTGTCCTGGGAACGAGAGCCCTGACCTAGGTCCTCcggagagggatcaggttcctcatgtgatACCCCAGTAGCATCTGCTAGTGCATCCCCTTCAACAGTTACAATGGACCCTTCCTCTCCCACACCTTGTGCTTTGTTTTTTTGAGAGGTGATCTCATGTGGTACTCCATCAGCAGACACCACAAACACGGTTACAACATTTGTCTCTTCCTCACATGGTGCTACCACCACCATAGAATCGGTAGCAATGATGGAACAACCCTTTGTGACCTCAGggttttgaccttgttctccatTTGGTTTTTGACTGGTGGGAGCCTCAGACAATGGGGAGAACAGAGCAATAGTTTTAAGGGTTTCTGAATTAGGAAGAGACTGGGTGAGGTGTGACTGTAGCGGCAAGAGTGACAGTGGGTGAGGAAGGATTAGTGGGAGCGGAAGGGTCCTTAGATTGATTAGTAgtagttgtcacacctctttttttacctacacccccgaaagggtataagggagttttttccaacttaaagtgacaatcgaaacgggattattttattaaaaatttagagtcgccacttgggatgatttatagtgtcccaagtcacccgttcaaatcccgaatcgaggaaatattgactctattttacagtctgcaaacacagaaattcgggtaagaaattttgttaacccaagagaaggtgttaggcattcccgagttccgtggttctagcacggtcactcaactattataattggcctattatctgattttagtacatatTTTAACATATGGtacaattttaattttataaccgcttttactTAACTATTTGTTTAGGAGAAATATTCAATGTcatctaaaacatgtcttgaaccacatcacataaatgcacccgcggtccacgacacatttttatctaacgttgttgagatttagatttgggtcacataaatgcacacccaaattttataaattatatatcactactacgtcacgggaaccgtacccgtagctatgatattTTCATTAATAGCACCCAAAGCAAACTAAGAATGTCCATTACTATTTCCTAAAGCATTTTTGAAATTAGCGTAAAGCACAAGAATTATAGAAGGAGTCATCTACGTAGGGGGCCAAATTGAACCAAATGCCCCCTTAACCGTAAGTTCAATGATCATTGTATATATAACAGTAGATACAACTTCAACAATTGTCTTTGTTTAAAGACCATTATTTTCGTTCtttagtttttcaatttttaagcaTAAAAAATTCATAAAAAGCTTCTCATGAAACAACAATGCTCATGTGCATCTAGTAGGCTACTAATATCAACCTTAAGAACAACAGTAGTTAAGCAATCTTGCATGGAAAACAATAAAAGCAGCTATCGAGCCCGATATCAGATAAGAATAAGAAATGTTCTGAGACTAAACCCAGTAAACTAACACTAATGAGAGTATTATATTTCATGGCTTCATGCAGTTCAACAATTCAAACAGGCATTCCATATTTTTAActaaaataaagcaattaaatgaTTTAGCATAAGCCAATAAACATAATATTCAACTAATCCACAGTAAAGACAAATTGAGAATGGACCTTAACTGAGGCAACGATTTTTCATTGAACAAAGCTTCCAGCAAAATTCATACAATGACCACTCATGATAGATCCTAGGCCCAAAATCGATTTGGATCGGAACCTCGATATCAACCCTTTGTTTGGAGCAGCGAACTGGGACATAACCGAAGCTACTGCCACCAAATTCTCCCGGTCAAAACTGATCAACTCCCTCTggaattttgattttaaaattaCATGCTCCAAGGCTTCTTCTTTGATAATTTAGAGGTTTCGAAAGCAGAATTCTAGGATTAATCTGATTTCACTAATTGGAGATCGGAGAAGGGAAAGTACAAAAAGGTAATGGGAATTAGACCCACATTATAATATTCACTAGATTAGAATCTGTTGATGGTGAAGTTTGGGATTATAGTAGTGTTCGGTTGATTGGAATAACAAATTGACGCATATACTCCGATCCCTTTATTGGATTAAATGGTTTTAAGTTCACATGATGACCACAACCCCATTCATGAAGCAATTCTGCAAGTTCAGTTGCATGCTCGACCGAATCATTTACTCCGGCTAATAGTGTATATTCAAAGGAAATCCGACTTTTAATTCAAGAGACAAAAGCAAGAACTGATCTTTTTGGATGGAGAAAACGGCAGAATCCAATTTTTGGTATCCCTTTATTTTAGGTGTTAGATACTATTATATTGGGGTAGGGATTAGTttaggggtatgagcctaggaattatgggcttggtccaaaattagacctaaaaatgggttgttcgagcccaagttttattctttctctgtgacgagactaaaaatacaatctcatttattaattaatcttacttaagtaaaataactattaaaataagaccgaccattaaaacaaaactatttttggtattttcaagattaaaaatgactacaaaacattaatgaaactattttttgttgtaatttttgttttcttgtaataaaataaggtaaaagagtaaaaatgagttgaaattgctatattaggcctaaattaaatatttacatgctaaaatatgaaaaatcttggggagggtcaaaaatcacatgtctatagctgcccctctttgactggaaatacgaagtatttttcagacaaagaacgactagacatttttttttgacccgacccttatttaaggaaaccaaaactaagagaaaaaggaaatatgaccgagccctggtatctgagctgcctacatatccttggctataaaggaatcatgccacgtgtagttcagaggtgagtgagatgatggagtataccgagatggagagccagtcgaggtgccgtttCGCTGAGGTTCCGGTTcgcggtcccgttattacatcaaaatcaaaaatgaaaaagactaactaagcctattagctacgagttacaagattcctatctatgagtcttctgaagcttgatcttgagtcttggttggttcttcatgcggaccctgatctgaatcttgatgcttgtcagccgcaggtgttggttcaatcttcttcagcttttcaaaccaagacgggacatgcagagcttgtgacctcagccctaTCTTGAGctgctcacatctttcattaacttttgcatttggattcacttcttgtctttccttttgtttttttcatcttggactgctgactcgcattcttgacgcgagctttttttgttgctg
This genomic stretch from Nicotiana sylvestris chromosome 9, ASM39365v2, whole genome shotgun sequence harbors:
- the LOC138878111 gene encoding uncharacterized protein; translated protein: MRSSDEEDLDNVALDAFISKRRVVSTPESETKRPTTRLQVKVAYDSALQKSKKSSKKKRRKLVKDGVPVSDEAIPVVEVEEETLDEPGSLVRRSSKKMKPASVEKGSTSRSKMKEVVSEFSMSDEDVLVKSKGKGKISREKSGKRKSETSEKLGYVKRMRSEVSLGSECLRHQKVLMGRTFDPAIFEMARMRQILEMVKFQRWAYLFQIDTPKVYEDEVQSFFAILFPVETEHICALVNGVDIVFDVKLLGEILKVPTVGVSSVKDVCQFNFRNVVVKTNANQKGDQIHKKELLPIYQLLFELVNKVLLPRAERRSVTSKSDLFLMEQLDSFTPVSLPVIMIEHMQKVVTFKDGNYGLPYGFLLTQVFKFFEVPLGTGKVGTRK